The following nucleotide sequence is from Corynebacterium hindlerae.
CGTGCACAGGCCCTAAACCACGCGCCACAAAGCTGTGGAGTTACCCCTATAAAGGAGGTACTTCCGTGCTGTGCGCGCATATCCAGGACGCCGTCTGGCACCGGGCCGTGCTCTGGCAGCCCAACGACGCGGCAGCCCGCATCCCGGGCGGCCAGCATGCCAGCCTGGGAATCCTCAAATACCAGGCACTGCTGCGCGTCCACTCCGAGGCGGGCCGCCGCAGTGAGATAGATCTCCGGGTCAGGCTTGCCCGCAGAAACCTCATTGCCACAGATGGTGCTGGTGAACAACTCCCGGCCGATCGCATCGATCGCGGGGGCTGCGAGCACCCGGTTGGTGTTGGTGACCAGCATCATCGGGGTGCCTGCTGCTTTCAAGGAGCCGAGTAACTCAGCAACCCCGTCCCGCAGTTCAAGTCGGGTATCAAACAGCTCCTGGACGCGGGTGAACATAGCGCTGCGGTAGCGTTCGTAATCAGCATCGCTGACGCTCACCCCGGCATGCTCGGCGCAGATCGCCAGCGTGTTGGCAAAGGTGCCGCCAACGGTGCGGGCGCGCAGCTCCGGGGTGAGGCGACGCCCCATCGATTCGCTCATCTCATAGGTGGCGATCCCCCACAACGGTTCGGAATCGACGAGGGTGCCGTCCATATCCCACAAAATTGCTTGGTACATGAACCCCAAGCTTAGACGTTAAAGTACTTAGCCTCCGGGTGGTACAGCACGAACGCATCCGTGGATTGCTCGGGGTGCAGCTGCAATTCCTCAGACAACGACACGCCGAGGCGCTCTGGCTGCAACAACGCCACCAAGCCACGGCGGGACTCCAAGTCCGGGCAGGAACCATAACCGAAGGAGTACCGCGCGCCGGAGTAATCCAGATCGAAGAAGCGACGGGGATCCTCGGCGTCCTGCTGGCCGACATTCGTACCGTCGGAGAGTGTGAGCTCGGCGCGGATCCGGCTGTGTAGCCACTCCGCGATGGCTTCGGTGAGCTGCACGCCCAGGCCGTGGACCTCTAGGTAGTCGCGGTATTCGTTGGCGGCAAACAGCTCGTTGGCAAAGTCTGCGATGGGCTGGCCCATGGTGACCAGCTGGAACGGCAGCACGTCGATCCGATCCGGGGCGATAAAGTCTGGAATGGACAGGCAGCGACCCCGTTGCTGGCGCGGGAAATCAAAGCGGGTGAGTTCCGGAGCGTCGAGCGAAGGTTCGGTGTGCACGATGATGGATTCGCCCTCCGCGTGCGCCGGGAAATACCCGTACACCGCTGCGGCGTGGTCCAAAATTCCCTCGGACTTGAGGCGGTCGAGCCACATGCGCAGCCGTGGGCGGCCTTCGCGTTCCACCAGGTCTTCGAAGGTGTCGTCGGAACCCTTGGCGGGTTTAAGTCCCCACTGCCCCATGAACAAGGCGCGCTCATCGAGCATCGGCAGGAAGTCTGCCAAGGTGATGCCCTTAAGGATGCGGGTACCCCAGAACGGCGGCGTGGCGCGTGGTACATCGACGGCAACGTCAGAGCGTTCCGGCAGCACCACCGGTTCGGCGGTCGCTTTGCGCTCCTCGGCGATGCGCAGTGAACGCTCGCGACGGGCTTTGCGCTCGGCCTTCTTCTTTTCGGCCGCCTCGGCAGCGGCGATCTGCTCCGGGGATTGCGACCCATTCTTCAGCGCCATCACGTTGTCCATGAGGGTCAAACCCTCGAAGGCGTCTTTGGCGTAGTAGACGCTGCCCTCGTAGATCTCATCCAGGTCGTTTTCCACATAGGTGCGGGTCAGGGCCGCGCCGCCGAGGAGAACCGGATACTTGGACAGTCCAGCGGCATTAAGCTCTTGCAGGTTTTCCTTCATCACCACGGTGGATTTCACCAGCAGACCGGACATGCCGATGACATCGGCGCCGTGTTTTTCGGCGGCCTCAGCGATGTCGCGGATGGGCTGCTTAATCCCGAGATTGACCACTTCGTAGCCGTTGTTGGACAAGATAATGTCCACCAAGTTTTTGCCGATATCGTGGACGTCGCCTTTGACGGTGGCGATGACGAGTTTGCCCTTGGATCCGGTGGAGTCGGTGGCCTCCATGAATCCCTCCAGGTAGGCCACTGCCGTTTTCATGGTTTCGGCGGACTGGAGCACGAACGGCAGCTGCATTTGGCCGGAGCCGAAGAGATCACCCACCGTCTTCATGCCTGAGAGGAGGTCTTGGTTGATGATCTCGATGGGGCCCTTCTCAGCCATCGCGAGGTCGAGGTCGGCTTCGATTCCCTGCTTCTCGCCGTCGATAATGCGCTGCGCAAGGCGCTCAAAGAGCGGCATAGCGGCGAGCGCTTCGGCCCGGGCGTCCTTGGCGCTGGAGGCGTCGACGCCTTCGAAGAGCTCCATGAACACCTGCAGTGGGTCGTAGGTGTCGGTGCGGCGGTCGTACACCATGTCTAGCGCTACTTCGCGCTGGCGCTCGTCGATGCGGTTCATCGGGATGATCTTGGAGCTGTGCGCGATCGCAGTATCCAGGCCGGCTTCGATGCATTCGTTGAGGAACACGGAGTTGAGCACCTGGCGGGCGGCTGGGTTTAGCCCGAAGGAAATGTTGGACAGGCCGAGGGTGGTGTGTACCTTCGGATGCGCTGCTTTGAGGCGCTTGATGGCCTCGATGGTTTCGATGCCGTCGCGTCGGGTCTCTTCCTGGCCGGTGGAGATTGGGAAGGTGAGGCAGTCGACGATGATGTCCTGCTCCTGGAAGCCCCAGTTTTGCGTGATGTCGGCGATGAGGCGCTCAGCCACGGCCACCTTGTGGTCGGCGGTGCGGGCCTGTCCGGATTCATCGATGGTCAGCGCCACCACTGCGGCCCCGTGCTGTTTGGCTAGGCGCATGATCCGTTGGTAGCGGGAGTCCGGGCCGTCGCCATCTTCGAAGTTCACGGAGTTCAGCGCGCAGCGACCACCGAGTACCTTCAGGCCGGCTTCCAGCACAGCAGGTTCAGTCGAGTCGAGCATGATGGGCAACGTGGTGGCTGTAGCGAGGCGGGAGGCCAGCTGGTGCATGTCGTCGCGGCCGTCGCGTCCCACGTAGTCGACGCACACGTCGAGCATATGCGCGCCGTCGCGGGTCTGCCCTTTGGCAATGTCGATGCACTTTTCCCAGTCCCCGGCGAGCATCGCTTCACGGAACGCCTTGGAGCCGTTGGCGTTGGTGCGCTCGCCGATCATGGTGATGCCGGTGTCTTGTTTAAGTGGAATGGCCTGGTAGAGGGAGGAAACGTAGTCTTCCGGCTCGCGGTCTGGCAGTGGGGCTTCCAGCTTTTCGACGGCGTTAGCCAGGAGCCTAATGTGCTCCGGAGTCGTGCCACAGCAGCCGCCGACCATCCGCAGGCCGTATTCCCGGATAAAGCTCACGAGAGCCTCTTCAAGTTCGGGGGCAGTCAGCGGGTAGACCGCACCGTCTTTACCGAGTACGGGTAGGCCGGCGTTCGGCATAACGGTGACCGGAACGGAGGCGTGTTGGGAGAGGTAACGCAGGTGTTCGCTCATTTCGGCGGGGCCGGTGGCGCAGTTCAGGCCGATGGAGGAAATTCCGAGGCGTTCCAGAGCAGTGAGGGCGGCCCCGATTTCGGAGCCGAGCAGCATTGTGCCGGTGGTTTCCACGGTGACGTGCACCATGATGGGAAGGGTGACCTCAAGTTCTTCGAAGGCGCGCTGGCACGCGAGGACAGTCGACTTGACCTGCAGCAGGTCCTGGGCGGTTTCGATGAGGATCGCGTCGGAGCCGCCGCGGATGAGGCCCTTGGCGGCCAGGTAGTAGTGTTCGCTGAGGGCATCGAATAGCGCGTGCCCGAGGGATGGCAGCTTCGTGCCCGGGCCGAGCGCACCGACGACGAACTTGCCCTCAAAGGTGTCGGCTACCTCGCGGGCGATGCGGGCACCAGCGTAGGCGAGTTCCTCGCAGCGGTCGGCGATGTCATAGTCGGCGAGGTTGGGGAGGTTACACCCGAAGGTATTGGTTTCGACGAAGTCGGCGCCGGCTTCATAGTACGACCGGTGGATGCTGGCGACGATGTCGGGCCGGGTGACATTGAGGATCTCGTTGCAGCCTTCCAGTCCGAGGAAATCGCTGTCCACGGACATATCGAAGCCCTGGAGCTGGGTGCCCATGGCACCGTCGCCCACGAGAATTCGGGCGGACAAGGCATCGAGGAATGCTGTACTAGTCTTCATAAACTAGACAGCTTAGACTATTCCAGTTCTGGAAGTGAAGCCAAGGCGTCATTAGATGCAGCGGAAGCAGCAACGGCCTTCTTAAACAGCGCATTGAGCTCCTCGCGCTCCTCCGGCTCCACCACCGCATCCGCGTGTCGAGCATTGAACTCGTCGATTGCGGTAATCGTGGTTCCCACCAGCTGATTCACCGCGTCAACCTCTGCACCTTCCGGAAGCGCATCGAGGCCATCCAAGAACGCCTCCAGAATCTCCTGCAACTGCGGCAGCACAGCAGGATCAAAGGGCTGATCCCAAAACTCGCGCTCCTCTTCTCGTAGGTAGGAGCCGGAAGCGAACTCCCTAAGATCGGAAATAAACTCATCTACATCGGTCTGAAACTGCGTACGAATAGTCATGGTCCTCATTGTCTCCTAAAAACCGTGTGCGCGCCTGTGCTACAGGCGTACCCCGAGCAGGGCATGGACAGCGGTACGCACAATCTGGCCAGCTTCTGACTCTGCAACGTCCTCGTCGGCCACGCTCAACGCCCACGCATCAACGGCAGACAATGCGCGTGGGGTGTCCAGGTCGTCGGCAAGCGCGCTGCGTAGTTCGGCAACCAATGCCCGGGCCGTGGTCAGGTCGGTAGCACGCTGCACGGCGCTGCGCCACCGCTCAAGACGCAGGGTGGCAGTGGTGAGCCCTGCATCGGACCAATCGCGGTCGCTGCGATAGTGGTGCGCGAAGACACCCAGGCGGATCGCACTCGGATCGTGGCCAGCGGCCGTGAGCTTGGATACGAACACCAGGTTGCCCAGGGACTTCGACATCTTCACGCCGTTGAGAGACATCATGCCTGTGTGCACATAGGTCTCCGCCATCCGGTGCACGCCGTGCAGTGCCTCCGCGTGCGCCGCGGAAAACTCGTGATGCGGGAAGATCAAGTCACTGCCGCCACCCTGGATGGCAAAGGTAGGGCCCAGTCGGTTCGTGGCGATCGCCGAACACTCGATGTGCCAGCCGGGTCGGCCAGCGCCAAACGGCGCATCCCACGACGGCTCCCCCGGCCGGGCCGCCCGCCAAATTAGCGCATCCAGCGGATCCCGCTTGCCGGGCCGTTCCGGATCTCCGCCACGTTCGGCAAAGAACTTTTCCATCGTGGCGCGGTCATAGTTCGATTCGTAACCGAACTGCTCCGTGGCATGAATCGACGCGTACACGTCTGGGTACTCGTCGCCTTCGATCTGGTAAGCAGAACCGTTGTCCAGTAGTCCCTGCACCATCGCGATCACTTCATCCACCGCGTCCATGACGCCTACGTAATGCTGCGGGGGCAGCACCTCCAGTTGCTCCATATCGGAACGGAACAGATCGATCTGGCTGGTACCCAGCTCCTGCCAGTCCACCCCGTCGCGCTCGGCGCGTTCAAACAACGGATCGTCCACATCGGTGATGTTCTGGACGTAGGTCACCTCTACCCCGTTGTCAAGCAGCTGCCGGTACGCCAAATCGAAGGCGAGGTAGGTGGCCGCATGGCCGAGATGCGTGGCGTCATAAGGAGTGATGCCACACACGTACATGCCGGCGCGACCGTCGGGGGTAGACACGACGTTGTAGTCCTGGCTGGAGGTATCGAACAACACCAGCGGAACCGGGGCGCCGAGCGCAGGATCAAGACGGGGAACTTCAGGACGTGGCCACGAATGCATACCTAGAACTTTAGCGAGGCCACAGTTTGCGCGCTTCAGCTAGGGCTGCAATACCCCTGCAGCCAGCAG
It contains:
- a CDS encoding HAD family hydrolase codes for the protein MYQAILWDMDGTLVDSEPLWGIATYEMSESMGRRLTPELRARTVGGTFANTLAICAEHAGVSVSDADYERYRSAMFTRVQELFDTRLELRDGVAELLGSLKAAGTPMMLVTNTNRVLAAPAIDAIGRELFTSTICGNEVSAGKPDPEIYLTAAARLGVDAQQCLVFEDSQAGMLAARDAGCRVVGLPEHGPVPDGVLDMRAQHGSTSFIGVTPQLCGAWFRACARH
- the metH gene encoding methionine synthase, giving the protein MKTSTAFLDALSARILVGDGAMGTQLQGFDMSVDSDFLGLEGCNEILNVTRPDIVASIHRSYYEAGADFVETNTFGCNLPNLADYDIADRCEELAYAGARIAREVADTFEGKFVVGALGPGTKLPSLGHALFDALSEHYYLAAKGLIRGGSDAILIETAQDLLQVKSTVLACQRAFEELEVTLPIMVHVTVETTGTMLLGSEIGAALTALERLGISSIGLNCATGPAEMSEHLRYLSQHASVPVTVMPNAGLPVLGKDGAVYPLTAPELEEALVSFIREYGLRMVGGCCGTTPEHIRLLANAVEKLEAPLPDREPEDYVSSLYQAIPLKQDTGITMIGERTNANGSKAFREAMLAGDWEKCIDIAKGQTRDGAHMLDVCVDYVGRDGRDDMHQLASRLATATTLPIMLDSTEPAVLEAGLKVLGGRCALNSVNFEDGDGPDSRYQRIMRLAKQHGAAVVALTIDESGQARTADHKVAVAERLIADITQNWGFQEQDIIVDCLTFPISTGQEETRRDGIETIEAIKRLKAAHPKVHTTLGLSNISFGLNPAARQVLNSVFLNECIEAGLDTAIAHSSKIIPMNRIDERQREVALDMVYDRRTDTYDPLQVFMELFEGVDASSAKDARAEALAAMPLFERLAQRIIDGEKQGIEADLDLAMAEKGPIEIINQDLLSGMKTVGDLFGSGQMQLPFVLQSAETMKTAVAYLEGFMEATDSTGSKGKLVIATVKGDVHDIGKNLVDIILSNNGYEVVNLGIKQPIRDIAEAAEKHGADVIGMSGLLVKSTVVMKENLQELNAAGLSKYPVLLGGAALTRTYVENDLDEIYEGSVYYAKDAFEGLTLMDNVMALKNGSQSPEQIAAAEAAEKKKAERKARRERSLRIAEERKATAEPVVLPERSDVAVDVPRATPPFWGTRILKGITLADFLPMLDERALFMGQWGLKPAKGSDDTFEDLVEREGRPRLRMWLDRLKSEGILDHAAAVYGYFPAHAEGESIIVHTEPSLDAPELTRFDFPRQQRGRCLSIPDFIAPDRIDVLPFQLVTMGQPIADFANELFAANEYRDYLEVHGLGVQLTEAIAEWLHSRIRAELTLSDGTNVGQQDAEDPRRFFDLDYSGARYSFGYGSCPDLESRRGLVALLQPERLGVSLSEELQLHPEQSTDAFVLYHPEAKYFNV
- the mshC gene encoding cysteine--1-D-myo-inosityl 2-amino-2-deoxy-alpha-D-glucopyranoside ligase; the encoded protein is MHSWPRPEVPRLDPALGAPVPLVLFDTSSQDYNVVSTPDGRAGMYVCGITPYDATHLGHAATYLAFDLAYRQLLDNGVEVTYVQNITDVDDPLFERAERDGVDWQELGTSQIDLFRSDMEQLEVLPPQHYVGVMDAVDEVIAMVQGLLDNGSAYQIEGDEYPDVYASIHATEQFGYESNYDRATMEKFFAERGGDPERPGKRDPLDALIWRAARPGEPSWDAPFGAGRPGWHIECSAIATNRLGPTFAIQGGGSDLIFPHHEFSAAHAEALHGVHRMAETYVHTGMMSLNGVKMSKSLGNLVFVSKLTAAGHDPSAIRLGVFAHHYRSDRDWSDAGLTTATLRLERWRSAVQRATDLTTARALVAELRSALADDLDTPRALSAVDAWALSVADEDVAESEAGQIVRTAVHALLGVRL